The Rhodospirillaceae bacterium genome has a window encoding:
- a CDS encoding ferritin-like domain-containing protein: protein MSTWTLDDIPWSDFDPTKVNADVLKVIKTAALVERNGADYGHYLANVFEGDEVFQQAARVWADEEEQHGIVLGQWAALADPTFDFDAAFDTFKQLYRIPVEATESVRGSRAAELCARCVVETGTSSFYSAMRDAIEEPVLRAICKHIAADEFRHYKLFATHLSRYQIQENLSTWQRLKVVVTRFRETSDDELASAYHAGNSLEGPYECSAASAAYTERALAFYQHKHVRRAGHMMSQAAGLEPTSVATKLLSKILWWGISLKGRAFRNRVGSVT from the coding sequence ATGTCCACCTGGACACTAGACGATATTCCCTGGAGCGACTTTGACCCCACGAAGGTCAATGCGGATGTGCTCAAGGTCATCAAAACGGCAGCGCTGGTCGAGCGCAATGGCGCAGACTACGGCCATTATCTCGCCAATGTTTTTGAGGGTGATGAGGTTTTCCAACAGGCCGCACGTGTCTGGGCCGATGAGGAAGAACAGCACGGCATCGTTTTGGGGCAGTGGGCGGCACTGGCCGACCCAACCTTCGATTTCGACGCCGCGTTTGACACCTTCAAACAGCTCTATCGTATTCCGGTTGAGGCCACCGAGTCCGTTCGTGGGTCCCGTGCGGCTGAACTCTGCGCGCGCTGTGTTGTGGAAACCGGCACCAGCTCGTTTTACTCGGCCATGCGGGATGCGATTGAGGAGCCTGTGTTGCGGGCGATTTGCAAGCACATCGCCGCCGATGAATTCCGGCATTATAAATTGTTCGCCACTCATTTGAGCCGCTATCAGATCCAGGAAAATCTTTCGACCTGGCAGCGCCTCAAAGTGGTTGTCACGCGGTTCCGTGAAACCTCCGACGATGAATTGGCTTCCGCCTATCATGCCGGTAACAGCCTCGAAGGGCCGTATGAGTGCTCTGCCGCAAGCGCCGCGTATACGGAACGCGCGTTGGCTTTTTACCAGCACAAACATGTGCGTCGCGCCGGGCATATGATGTCTCAGGCGGCGGGGTTGGAGCCAACGAGTGTGGCCACCAAACTTCTTTCAAAAATATTGTGGTGGGGTATTTCGCTAAAGGGGCGTGCTTTTCGAAACCGCGTTGGCAGCGTGACTTAA
- a CDS encoding RNA pyrophosphohydrolase: protein MAKTKRGYRQGVGVVLLNAENRVFVAQRIDTKEPAWQMPQGGLDQGEDPYAAALRELEEETGTNKAALIAETKDWLRYDLPEDLQTKMWKGKYRGQEQKWYLMRFTGTDADINIDTEHPEFSEWKWAEFKTLPDMIVGFKKELYNQIVTAFKDHIVAAD from the coding sequence GTGGCAAAGACTAAGCGCGGATATCGGCAAGGGGTTGGAGTCGTTCTATTGAACGCCGAGAACCGTGTATTTGTGGCACAACGTATCGACACCAAAGAGCCAGCCTGGCAGATGCCCCAAGGCGGACTTGATCAGGGGGAAGACCCTTACGCCGCAGCGCTGAGAGAATTGGAAGAAGAAACCGGTACCAACAAAGCAGCCCTGATCGCAGAAACCAAAGACTGGCTGCGCTATGACCTGCCGGAAGACCTGCAAACCAAAATGTGGAAGGGCAAGTACCGTGGCCAGGAGCAGAAGTGGTATCTGATGCGCTTCACCGGCACTGATGCCGACATCAACATCGACACCGAACACCCAGAATTTTCGGAGTGGAAATGGGCGGAATTCAAAACCCTGCCCGATATGATTGTGGGCTTTAAGAAAGAGTTATACAACCAAATCGTTACGGCTTTTAAGGACCATATCGTCGCTGCGGATTAA
- a CDS encoding divergent polysaccharide deacetylase family protein yields MASLKGLFKRNKKAQDPFGGDDDEDFYEEDVFDDDSDESGLGRKIAFGLSGVMGLLLIGFIVTAVMTADESAGPVTGSIPTEIAQVVSEDGEVLETLIPMEPLDPAASGSTAPGTTAADGPIALPPITDGSEIVGDSTVETDRSASRRPWLAGNDDTTEPQDSRAGRQTGSMADLLRRTQEGEPGLNQAALPPSARQAEVLEPNTPELTAEDPTEDTQLAALPSPADPATTDPIANPESAPERDALAIAKPGLLPGAPRRFTADTAAADGTQGNAPRLVEPVTPPTDSRSISAAPPHFSTLPDAEELVQDPNARARVAIIVEGLGLNREATEAAIKSLPASVTLAFSPYTRDLQDWLRRATEAGHEVLVEVPLESNRFPADDPGPLGLLTSLDQIQNVERLTAILNEADGSAGILDNSGSRFRESTSHINLLMNNLDARNLFYVQGRPGLRLGNDRVPTATADIVLDERAFRASIDARLDYIEQLAKYKGNSVAVASAKPVTFERITLWLDNVGQRGIALAPVSQVLIR; encoded by the coding sequence ATGGCGTCACTCAAAGGTCTGTTTAAGCGCAACAAAAAGGCGCAAGACCCATTTGGTGGTGATGATGACGAAGATTTCTACGAAGAAGATGTCTTCGACGATGACTCAGATGAGAGCGGCCTTGGTCGTAAAATAGCCTTTGGCCTGAGCGGGGTCATGGGTCTTCTGCTGATCGGGTTTATTGTCACGGCTGTTATGACCGCCGACGAGTCCGCCGGGCCTGTCACTGGCAGCATTCCGACAGAAATTGCCCAGGTTGTCTCTGAGGATGGAGAGGTTCTTGAAACGCTGATTCCCATGGAGCCCCTTGATCCAGCAGCATCTGGGTCAACCGCGCCTGGGACAACAGCCGCAGACGGCCCCATCGCCTTACCGCCCATCACAGACGGATCAGAAATCGTCGGGGATTCAACCGTCGAAACCGATCGCTCGGCAAGCCGTAGGCCCTGGCTGGCTGGCAACGACGACACGACCGAACCGCAAGATTCTCGTGCGGGTCGGCAGACAGGGTCCATGGCCGATCTCCTGCGTCGCACGCAGGAAGGTGAGCCTGGGCTAAATCAAGCCGCGCTGCCACCAAGCGCACGTCAGGCCGAAGTTTTAGAGCCAAACACACCCGAACTCACGGCTGAAGATCCGACTGAAGACACGCAGCTAGCCGCACTGCCGTCACCCGCAGATCCAGCAACTACTGATCCAATCGCGAACCCAGAGTCAGCCCCAGAGCGTGATGCCCTCGCGATTGCGAAACCTGGGCTCCTGCCCGGAGCACCACGTCGGTTTACAGCAGACACGGCCGCCGCCGACGGCACCCAAGGCAACGCTCCGCGTCTGGTCGAGCCCGTGACGCCGCCAACGGATAGCCGTTCCATCAGCGCTGCGCCACCTCACTTCTCCACCCTGCCCGATGCGGAAGAACTTGTGCAGGACCCCAACGCCAGAGCGCGGGTGGCCATTATTGTTGAAGGTCTAGGGCTTAATCGTGAGGCCACCGAAGCCGCCATTAAATCATTGCCAGCATCAGTGACGTTGGCCTTTAGCCCCTATACGCGAGATTTGCAGGACTGGTTGCGCAGAGCGACAGAGGCCGGACATGAAGTCCTGGTTGAAGTGCCGCTTGAGAGTAATCGTTTCCCAGCGGATGATCCTGGGCCATTGGGATTGCTGACCTCTCTTGATCAAATTCAGAACGTCGAACGTTTAACGGCGATCTTAAATGAGGCTGATGGATCAGCGGGTATTTTAGACAACTCTGGCAGCCGCTTCCGGGAGTCGACCTCGCACATCAATTTGCTGATGAATAATTTGGACGCCCGCAATCTGTTTTACGTCCAAGGGCGGCCTGGCCTGCGTCTTGGCAACGACCGGGTGCCAACGGCGACGGCAGATATTGTGTTGGATGAACGGGCCTTCCGCGCCTCCATCGATGCGCGTCTCGATTACATTGAGCAACTGGCCAAATACAAAGGCAATTCTGTCGCCGTGGCCTCTGCAAAGCCTGTAACCTTTGAACGTATTACGCTGTGGCTGGACAACGTCGGCCAACGCGGCATCGCGCTGGCACCGGTGTCTCAAGTTCTGATTCGATAG
- a CDS encoding S41 family peptidase, with the protein MTRTFFASLSLLAFGALSAPMSSPAWSDDKFSDDTYRQLELFGNVFERVRKDYVEDISDQDLIEAAINGMLTSLDPHSSFLTAKSFEDMQEQTKGEFGGLGIEVTMENGFVKVVTPIDDTPAFEAGLQPNDYITTIDGESVLGLTLSDAVDMMRGLVDTDITIGVRREGVEPFDVTLTRAVIKVRSVRYRAEGDVGYIRITSFNEQTQAGLEEGIASIKQELGATLKGYVLDLRNNPGGLLDQAESVTDTFLDRGEIVSTRTRYSEETKRTMAKKGDLTDSMPIVVLINDGSASASEIVAGALQDHGRAIILGTKSFGKGSVQTIIPMQDNNAMRLTTARYYTPSGRSIQGTGIEPDILVRPATVERLAPRGQRSESSLRGSLENDTLDEDIKEAEPTAERTTQDVDDYQLARALDLIQGLALYRQNLTN; encoded by the coding sequence ATGACCCGAACTTTTTTTGCTTCCCTTAGTTTATTAGCCTTTGGTGCCCTGAGCGCCCCGATGTCGTCGCCTGCATGGTCAGATGACAAATTTTCTGACGACACCTATCGCCAGCTTGAGCTGTTCGGCAATGTGTTCGAGCGCGTCCGCAAGGATTATGTGGAAGACATTTCAGACCAAGACCTGATTGAAGCCGCTATTAACGGCATGCTGACCTCTTTGGACCCGCATTCCAGTTTTCTGACTGCCAAGAGCTTCGAAGACATGCAGGAGCAAACCAAGGGTGAGTTTGGTGGCTTGGGCATTGAGGTCACCATGGAAAATGGTTTTGTGAAGGTGGTCACCCCGATTGATGACACGCCGGCTTTTGAGGCTGGATTACAGCCCAACGACTACATCACCACCATTGATGGTGAGAGCGTTCTGGGTCTGACCTTGAGTGACGCCGTAGACATGATGCGGGGGCTGGTGGACACCGACATCACCATTGGCGTGCGCAGAGAGGGGGTTGAGCCTTTTGACGTCACCCTGACCCGTGCCGTCATTAAAGTGCGGTCTGTGCGCTACCGCGCGGAAGGCGACGTCGGATACATCCGCATCACTTCCTTTAACGAGCAAACCCAGGCCGGGCTTGAAGAAGGCATCGCCAGCATCAAGCAAGAATTGGGCGCAACCCTGAAAGGGTATGTGCTGGACTTACGCAACAATCCGGGCGGATTGCTTGATCAGGCTGAATCCGTGACCGACACCTTTTTGGACCGGGGCGAAATCGTCTCGACCCGCACCCGCTATAGCGAAGAAACCAAGCGTACAATGGCCAAGAAAGGCGATCTAACCGATAGCATGCCGATTGTTGTGCTGATCAACGATGGTTCAGCATCGGCCTCTGAAATTGTTGCGGGTGCGCTGCAGGATCATGGCCGCGCGATCATTCTGGGCACCAAGTCCTTCGGTAAAGGCTCGGTCCAAACGATCATTCCAATGCAAGACAACAATGCCATGCGCTTGACCACGGCGCGCTATTACACCCCCTCAGGGCGCTCGATCCAGGGCACCGGCATTGAACCGGACATTCTTGTCCGCCCGGCCACGGTGGAGCGCTTGGCCCCGCGCGGACAGCGCAGCGAATCCAGCCTACGCGGATCTTTGGAAAACGACACACTGGACGAGGATATCAAGGAAGCGGAGCCCACGGCAGAACGCACCACCCAGGATGTGGACGACTACCAGCTGGCGCGCGCGCTTGATCTGATCCAGGGCTTGGCCTTGTACCGGCAAAACCTGACCAACTAG
- a CDS encoding peptidoglycan DD-metalloendopeptidase family protein yields MLLSKHHSTTKTRRGVVIDLCACLCACLVVVATTFSFPISAHAQQDDSLPSTSDLQAVQQDLKREQAARAEAEQRATQAAADAATLQTNMIAAAKRIQEREQTLTDLETQLAGLEQQRETLAAELMEKDAQMRDVLLALERLAVRPTDALLLQPLRPADAVRSGLVLSAAIPALTENAAQLQIDLDALYQTHAAIIDRRSEVARTTLDLVNDQDRLERLYAEKTELQKGFERKATDAERRIANLAKEANDLRELLDKVMAERLRQQAEEAERAAKEAPVLTPPSGAAPSPEIITARRPLPPQSAPPASRSFTKARGTLPFPAAGRLSNRYGEETGNEGRAKGITINTRAAAQVIAPFDGVVAFSGPFRGYGQLLILEHSEGYHTLLAGMTRLDSDVGQRVLAGEPVGVMSPDGDPSLYVELRRNGQPINPLPWLAARTNENRG; encoded by the coding sequence GTGCTGCTGAGTAAACACCACAGCACCACGAAAACACGCCGCGGTGTCGTCATCGACCTTTGCGCCTGTCTTTGCGCGTGTCTTGTGGTGGTGGCGACAACCTTCTCATTCCCCATTTCAGCACACGCACAGCAGGATGACAGCCTCCCAAGCACCTCAGATCTACAGGCCGTTCAGCAAGACCTAAAACGCGAGCAAGCCGCACGCGCAGAAGCTGAGCAACGGGCCACTCAAGCTGCCGCCGATGCCGCCACCTTACAAACCAACATGATTGCCGCTGCAAAACGCATCCAAGAGCGCGAACAAACTCTGACCGATTTAGAAACCCAATTGGCCGGATTGGAACAACAACGTGAAACGCTGGCGGCGGAACTCATGGAGAAAGATGCGCAAATGCGGGATGTCCTGCTCGCCTTAGAGCGCTTGGCTGTAAGGCCAACGGATGCGCTGTTGCTACAACCCTTGCGTCCAGCCGACGCGGTGCGGTCTGGACTTGTATTGTCTGCAGCCATTCCCGCCCTGACCGAAAACGCGGCGCAACTCCAAATCGACCTGGATGCGCTGTACCAAACCCATGCCGCCATCATTGACCGTCGCAGTGAAGTGGCCCGCACGACACTCGACTTGGTCAACGACCAGGACCGGCTGGAACGCCTTTATGCAGAAAAAACGGAGTTGCAAAAGGGATTTGAACGCAAGGCCACCGACGCCGAACGCCGAATCGCTAATTTAGCCAAAGAAGCAAATGACCTGCGTGAATTGCTCGACAAGGTCATGGCGGAACGTCTGCGACAACAAGCCGAAGAGGCCGAGCGGGCCGCAAAAGAAGCGCCTGTTCTGACGCCACCCTCAGGCGCAGCACCCTCACCCGAAATAATTACGGCAAGACGTCCGTTGCCGCCTCAATCTGCTCCGCCAGCCTCCAGATCCTTTACCAAAGCCCGCGGAACACTGCCTTTTCCAGCCGCCGGACGGCTGTCAAACCGCTATGGAGAAGAAACCGGAAATGAGGGCCGCGCCAAAGGCATAACCATCAACACCCGCGCGGCGGCCCAGGTGATCGCCCCCTTTGATGGCGTTGTCGCGTTTTCCGGTCCTTTCCGGGGATACGGCCAACTCTTGATCCTGGAACATAGCGAGGGATACCATACGCTTCTCGCTGGCATGACCCGACTGGACAGTGACGTTGGACAACGTGTTTTGGCCGGAGAACCAGTAGGTGTAATGTCACCGGACGGTGATCCCTCACTGTATGTTGAGTTGCGCCGGAACGGCCAACCTATTAATCCTTTGCCGTGGCTGGCAGCTCGAACCAATGAGAACCGTGGATGA
- the gpmI gene encoding 2,3-bisphosphoglycerate-independent phosphoglycerate mutase has translation MTDEKNTTQIPRPVVLCILDGWGHRTERENNAIALANTPTWDSWMAASGHPHALVETSGLDVGLPTGQMGNSEVGHMNIGAGRVVLQDLPQIDAAVVDGSLANRPDLLAFIETLKKSGGTCHLMGLLSPGGVHSHQDHMVALAKAVSAEGVPVQIHAFLDGRDTPPKSAHGFMAKFLSDITGLAKVSIVTLSGRYFSMDRDNRWDRVARAYAAIANGQGASAQNPLEAIDSAYAEGTTDEFVEPVVLNGYPGIAQGDGILMANFRADRAREILSALLDPDFEEFDRGTLKHIDCALGMAEYSTKLTEQMSVLFPSAIPENSLGQVVADHGLTQLRIAETEKYAHVTFFLNGGQETEFTGEERILVPSPDVATYDLKPEMSAAEVTDHLVNAIDSGVFDLIVVNYANGDMVGHTGVLSAAIKAAETLDACLNRLAAAVHKAGGALLVTADHGNCELMVDPDTKAPHTAHTIGKVPVVLVGADSVGQLHDGRLSDLAPTVLDLMGLDQPTEMTGHSLLNRSATAPRRAAE, from the coding sequence ATGACTGACGAAAAAAATACGACTCAGATCCCACGGCCCGTCGTTCTTTGCATTCTGGACGGTTGGGGCCACCGCACGGAGCGGGAGAACAACGCTATAGCGCTGGCAAATACCCCAACCTGGGACAGCTGGATGGCCGCATCAGGACACCCGCATGCTTTGGTCGAGACCAGCGGGTTAGATGTTGGACTGCCAACCGGGCAGATGGGCAATTCTGAAGTGGGGCATATGAACATCGGCGCTGGCCGTGTTGTGCTTCAGGACCTGCCACAAATTGACGCCGCCGTGGTCGATGGCTCGCTGGCGAACCGGCCAGATTTATTGGCCTTCATTGAGACACTCAAAAAGAGCGGTGGAACCTGTCACCTCATGGGGCTGCTATCCCCCGGCGGAGTCCATTCTCACCAAGACCACATGGTCGCCCTTGCCAAGGCCGTTTCGGCGGAAGGCGTGCCGGTGCAGATTCACGCTTTTCTGGATGGGCGGGATACGCCGCCAAAGTCAGCGCATGGTTTCATGGCAAAGTTTTTGAGCGACATCACGGGCCTAGCTAAAGTGTCCATCGTAACGCTCAGCGGGCGCTATTTCAGCATGGACCGCGACAATCGCTGGGACCGGGTGGCCCGCGCTTATGCCGCCATTGCCAATGGCCAAGGCGCATCGGCCCAAAACCCATTAGAGGCCATTGACTCGGCTTATGCGGAGGGGACCACAGATGAATTTGTTGAACCCGTCGTTCTTAATGGGTACCCGGGAATTGCGCAGGGTGACGGCATTCTGATGGCGAACTTCCGGGCAGACCGCGCACGAGAGATTCTGAGCGCCCTGCTGGACCCTGACTTTGAGGAGTTTGACCGTGGCACACTCAAACATATCGACTGCGCCCTTGGTATGGCGGAGTACTCCACAAAACTAACGGAGCAGATGTCTGTCTTGTTTCCATCTGCGATTCCAGAAAATAGCCTCGGTCAAGTTGTCGCCGATCACGGACTGACACAATTACGCATCGCCGAAACTGAAAAGTACGCTCACGTCACCTTCTTCTTAAACGGAGGGCAAGAGACGGAGTTTACGGGAGAAGAACGCATCCTGGTGCCAAGCCCAGATGTGGCCACTTATGATCTCAAGCCAGAGATGTCTGCGGCAGAGGTCACCGACCACTTAGTCAACGCCATCGACTCCGGCGTCTTTGACCTGATTGTCGTCAACTATGCCAACGGTGACATGGTGGGACATACGGGTGTTTTATCTGCAGCCATCAAGGCCGCTGAAACCCTTGATGCCTGTCTCAACAGATTGGCCGCCGCCGTTCATAAAGCGGGCGGAGCCCTGCTGGTCACCGCGGATCATGGCAACTGTGAACTGATGGTCGATCCTGACACCAAGGCGCCACATACGGCGCATACCATCGGCAAAGTCCCAGTGGTTCTTGTTGGCGCTGACTCCGTCGGCCAACTGCATGACGGGCGGCTCTCGGATCTGGCACCCACCGTTCTGGACCTTATGGGCCTGGATCAACCTACAGAAATGACCGGACATTCGTTGCTGAACCGGTCTGCCACTGCCCCACGCCGTGCTGCTGAGTAA
- a CDS encoding DNA polymerase III subunit gamma/tau: MTDKPNTEGDVGAESSADNSGGLDLDGQNAVAKPKPAYQVLARKYRPTTFGDLVGQDTVVRTLTNAIASGRLAQAYMLTGVRGTGKTTAARLIARALNCIGPEGAGGPTASPCGVCEHCRSIAEDRHVDVLEMDAASRTGVDDIRELLDGVRYRPTSARTKIYIIDEVHMLSNQAFNALLKTLEEPPEHVKFIFATTEIRKVPVTVLSRCQRFDLRRISAEHLSGLFESIAEKEGAQVAPEALALIARAADGSARDGLSILDQAISQSASGDGPPLVDEAQVRDMLGLADRIQVFDLLDAVLRGDVKTGLDLLASQYASGADPIVVLQDLLELTHWLTRLKVAPDGADEALVAEAERTRGKDMAAALSMPVITRTWQMLLKGLGEARTAPMPLQAAEMTLVRLAYTADLPTPDDALKALEQQGGAAAKSPSGAAPGAKSSGASHGQAPSVGSGMSAQTGGASNGSNAAAVSVAPELAPENVVHASEDEAVAHKLESLSDVVALCEANRQAKLAGQLIHTVHLVRFEHGRIEIRPKKGTPQDVAGNLGAFLKAQTGERWVVSISNDAGEPTLHEQTISKASEDPFVKSILDSFPGAVIERVRTVEDDA, encoded by the coding sequence ATGACCGACAAGCCGAACACGGAAGGCGATGTCGGCGCGGAAAGCTCAGCGGATAACTCTGGGGGGCTTGATCTGGATGGCCAAAATGCGGTTGCAAAACCCAAGCCAGCTTACCAGGTGTTGGCTCGCAAATACCGTCCAACCACTTTCGGTGATTTGGTCGGGCAAGACACCGTGGTTCGCACGCTCACCAACGCGATTGCCTCTGGCCGTCTAGCCCAGGCGTATATGCTGACCGGCGTACGCGGGACTGGCAAAACCACAGCCGCTCGTCTGATTGCCCGCGCGCTGAACTGCATTGGACCCGAGGGTGCTGGCGGCCCCACTGCGTCGCCCTGTGGTGTATGTGAACATTGCCGCTCCATTGCTGAAGACCGCCATGTTGATGTGTTGGAAATGGATGCGGCCAGCCGCACCGGCGTAGATGATATTCGGGAATTGCTTGATGGGGTGCGCTACCGGCCAACCTCAGCCCGCACCAAGATTTACATCATTGATGAAGTCCACATGCTGTCGAATCAGGCGTTCAATGCGTTGTTGAAGACGCTTGAAGAACCGCCGGAGCATGTGAAGTTTATTTTCGCGACAACTGAAATCCGTAAAGTTCCGGTCACCGTCTTGTCGCGCTGTCAGCGATTTGATTTGCGGCGCATCAGTGCAGAGCACCTCAGTGGTTTGTTTGAGTCCATTGCCGAGAAAGAAGGCGCGCAGGTGGCGCCCGAGGCGTTGGCTTTGATCGCGCGCGCCGCCGATGGCTCTGCGCGGGATGGCTTATCGATTCTTGATCAGGCGATTTCACAATCGGCTTCTGGCGATGGCCCGCCGCTTGTTGATGAAGCCCAAGTCCGCGACATGCTGGGTTTGGCCGACCGCATTCAGGTGTTTGATTTATTAGATGCGGTGTTGCGGGGTGATGTCAAAACAGGACTGGATCTTCTGGCCAGCCAATACGCCTCTGGCGCTGATCCAATCGTCGTTTTACAAGACCTCCTTGAACTCACACACTGGCTAACCCGTCTCAAAGTTGCGCCGGATGGGGCTGATGAAGCTTTGGTCGCGGAAGCCGAGCGCACACGCGGTAAGGATATGGCGGCCGCTTTGTCTATGCCGGTGATCACACGCACCTGGCAAATGCTGCTTAAGGGTTTGGGTGAGGCGCGGACCGCGCCAATGCCGTTGCAGGCGGCTGAGATGACCCTGGTGCGATTGGCGTATACAGCAGATTTACCGACCCCCGACGATGCGCTTAAGGCGCTTGAGCAGCAAGGTGGGGCAGCAGCTAAGTCTCCATCTGGTGCGGCTCCTGGAGCCAAATCTTCTGGCGCAAGTCATGGACAAGCCCCCAGTGTTGGCAGTGGCATGTCCGCTCAGACTGGTGGCGCTTCAAACGGTTCAAACGCCGCCGCAGTTTCCGTCGCGCCAGAATTGGCGCCGGAAAACGTTGTGCACGCAAGTGAAGATGAGGCTGTTGCACACAAACTGGAGTCACTCTCGGATGTTGTTGCGCTGTGTGAAGCCAATCGTCAGGCTAAGCTGGCGGGCCAGTTGATCCATACCGTCCATCTGGTTCGGTTTGAACATGGGCGTATCGAAATCCGGCCAAAGAAAGGAACGCCGCAAGACGTTGCAGGTAATTTGGGGGCGTTTCTCAAAGCGCAAACCGGCGAACGATGGGTCGTGAGCATTTCTAATGATGCCGGCGAACCAACGCTGCACGAGCAGACTATTTCCAAGGCTTCAGAAGATCCTTTCGTAAAATCGATTCTGGACTCTTTTCCTGGGGCTGTGATTGAACGCGTACGCACGGTGGAAGATGATGCGTAA
- a CDS encoding YbaB/EbfC family nucleoid-associated protein, which yields MKNLGALMKQAQEMQQKMGEMQERLADIEVEGSSGAGMVKVTLNGKSDMRRIKIDPTLLKADEAEVLEDLIVAATNDARSRLEARTQEEMSALTGGLSLPPGFKLPF from the coding sequence ATGAAAAACCTCGGCGCGCTGATGAAACAAGCGCAAGAGATGCAACAAAAGATGGGTGAGATGCAGGAGCGTCTGGCCGATATAGAAGTTGAAGGCTCCTCCGGCGCTGGCATGGTTAAAGTGACGCTGAACGGTAAGTCAGACATGCGTCGTATTAAAATAGACCCGACGCTGCTGAAGGCTGATGAAGCGGAAGTGCTTGAAGACCTGATTGTCGCCGCCACAAATGATGCGAGGTCACGTCTTGAAGCGCGAACTCAAGAAGAAATGAGCGCGTTGACCGGTGGTCTGAGTTTGCCGCCAGGCTTTAAGCTGCCGTTCTAA
- the recR gene encoding recombination mediator RecR: MAGPDIEALIRQLSKLPGLGPRSARRAVLDLIKKKESLMIPLIQSMDRAAQSVKICGTCGNFDSQDPCALCLDPKRDTSVICVVEDVADLWALERSAAFRGLYHVMGGLLSPLDGVGPDDLNIAGLVARAGAAQVKEVILALSATVDGQSTAHYLADRLDGTDVDISGLAHGVPVGGELDYLDDGTLSAALKARRPV, translated from the coding sequence ATGGCTGGTCCTGATATTGAAGCGCTGATTCGGCAATTGTCTAAACTGCCGGGCCTTGGTCCGCGTTCTGCACGACGCGCGGTCTTGGATTTGATTAAGAAAAAAGAATCTCTGATGATCCCACTCATCCAGTCGATGGACCGTGCGGCGCAAAGCGTGAAAATCTGTGGCACCTGCGGTAATTTTGACAGTCAGGACCCCTGCGCGCTGTGTCTGGACCCCAAGCGCGACACATCGGTGATCTGTGTTGTTGAAGATGTTGCTGATCTGTGGGCGCTGGAACGCAGCGCCGCCTTTCGCGGCCTTTATCATGTCATGGGCGGGCTGCTGTCGCCGTTGGATGGCGTTGGACCTGATGACCTCAATATCGCTGGTTTAGTTGCGCGGGCAGGTGCCGCTCAGGTCAAAGAGGTGATCTTGGCCCTGAGTGCGACGGTCGATGGTCAAAGCACGGCCCATTATCTGGCCGACCGCCTTGATGGGACTGATGTGGACATCTCGGGTCTTGCTCATGGTGTTCCCGTTGGCGGAGAGCTTGACTATCTCGACGACGGCACCTTGTCTGCGGCCCTAAAAGCACGCCGCCCGGTTTAA
- a CDS encoding DUF4136 domain-containing protein encodes MRQQMVRHILAATVMTLGLAACASPKYVVSDVTRHHSLPASPSGQTFALVPLDDEQRESLAFDDYSTLIVQRMSSLGLRAFDGGRASPDLVVTLKWSVEGPSPDIKSRDSGFGYGFGFGNRHSHFGYGFGAPYDNRTTTKQMYVRRVDMVIYEGGTYGTEAPKRLFEGSAVSTGTNGQIDPVMPYIIQALFEQFPGASGETKTVRIEVPPESEAVSTGQYSSRSSK; translated from the coding sequence ATGAGGCAGCAAATGGTAAGGCACATCTTAGCAGCAACAGTGATGACTCTCGGGTTGGCGGCATGCGCCAGTCCTAAGTATGTCGTGTCTGATGTTACGCGTCACCACAGTCTGCCAGCGTCTCCGTCGGGTCAAACATTTGCGCTTGTTCCGCTTGATGATGAGCAACGTGAGAGCCTTGCCTTTGATGATTACTCAACGCTGATTGTGCAACGCATGTCGTCTTTAGGTTTGCGCGCGTTTGATGGTGGTCGGGCGTCACCGGACTTGGTTGTGACGCTGAAGTGGTCTGTCGAAGGGCCAAGCCCAGACATTAAATCCCGCGATAGCGGATTCGGTTATGGCTTTGGCTTTGGTAATCGCCATAGCCATTTCGGTTATGGTTTTGGAGCACCGTATGACAACCGCACGACAACCAAGCAGATGTACGTGCGCCGTGTTGATATGGTGATTTACGAAGGCGGAACTTATGGCACTGAAGCACCCAAGCGTTTGTTCGAGGGGTCTGCAGTGAGTACAGGCACCAATGGACAGATTGATCCGGTGATGCCGTATATTATTCAGGCTCTGTTTGAGCAGTTCCCTGGCGCATCGGGTGAAACCAAAACGGTGCGTATCGAAGTGCCACCGGAGTCCGAAGCGGTTTCAACGGGGCAGTACAGTTCCAGGTCTTCCAAGTAA